In the Aneurinibacillus soli genome, one interval contains:
- a CDS encoding HoxN/HupN/NixA family nickel/cobalt transporter, with protein sequence MVLPEQPSRKGEVYKVQQIVLCYFGTFILTPDLLDRGCYCLTVKKKKGGFLMESISLLFFVFVLGLRHGLDADHLACIDGLTRYNWRMGTSISRWVGTLFSFGHGFVVAVVGITLALFSKNFTFPDYFDTVVTWVSIISLFLIGTLNIYNLVRKKSEENDFQPQGIKGKFLPKFVKETTNPFLIILIGGIFALAADTVSQTSVWALAAGHSGNYMPFILGITFMIGMMITDTIDSLVVYRMMTQSSKVGQSASRIMGWIIVFLAYGVSFYEALTYFNPSMEVDFEMVGVTIFLFLVLCYAWVSLRAKSENKAIVDQTIEK encoded by the coding sequence ATGGTATTGCCAGAACAGCCTTCGAGGAAAGGAGAGGTATATAAGGTACAGCAAATAGTGCTCTGCTATTTTGGTACTTTTATACTCACCCCCGATCTGTTAGATCGGGGGTGTTATTGTCTAACGGTAAAAAAGAAAAAGGGAGGATTTTTAATGGAAAGTATATCTCTATTATTCTTTGTATTCGTATTAGGGCTTCGCCATGGATTGGATGCTGATCATCTTGCCTGTATCGATGGATTAACGCGTTATAATTGGCGTATGGGGACTTCGATCTCTCGTTGGGTAGGAACACTATTCTCTTTTGGGCATGGATTTGTAGTAGCCGTTGTAGGAATTACGCTTGCTTTATTTAGTAAAAATTTTACGTTTCCTGATTACTTTGACACAGTAGTGACATGGGTATCGATTATTTCTTTATTCCTCATTGGTACATTGAATATCTATAATCTTGTAAGGAAAAAATCAGAAGAAAATGATTTTCAACCGCAGGGTATAAAAGGAAAGTTCCTTCCTAAGTTCGTTAAGGAAACCACCAATCCGTTTTTAATTATTCTTATTGGGGGGATTTTTGCATTAGCTGCTGATACAGTAAGTCAAACGTCTGTATGGGCACTTGCAGCCGGACATTCAGGTAATTATATGCCTTTTATATTAGGCATTACTTTTATGATCGGTATGATGATAACAGATACGATTGATTCACTTGTCGTGTATCGAATGATGACTCAATCAAGTAAGGTAGGGCAATCCGCCTCGCGGATCATGGGGTGGATCATTGTTTTCTTAGCTTATGGGGTTTCCTTCTATGAAGCATTAACGTATTTTAATCCATCGATGGAAGTTGATTTTGAGATGGTAGGTGTAACCATCTTCTTATTCTTAGTCTTATGTTACGCTTGGGTAAGTCTACGAGCAAAATCCGAAAATAAGGCAATAGTTGATCAGACTATCGAGAAATAG
- a CDS encoding peroxiredoxin family protein, translating into MKRAGLFFLVLFILGGVGYSLTRIEERNAMVKPPDAEKSDHLAADDRIREGMQAPDFELYKLDGQKVKLSALRGHPLLVMFWSTQSPTCADEMPALVSFYESHRLSGLEVLTVNVTKTESSVEDVKAFATKYKLPFPVLLDPEMKAQEAYQVAIIPTSFLLDKKGVIRKIFQEPLTVETLEKTGY; encoded by the coding sequence ATGAAACGAGCGGGGCTATTTTTTTTGGTACTGTTTATTTTGGGGGGAGTGGGCTATAGCCTTACAAGGATCGAAGAGCGGAATGCTATGGTGAAACCACCTGATGCTGAGAAATCGGACCATCTGGCTGCTGACGACAGAATTAGAGAAGGAATGCAGGCACCGGATTTTGAACTGTACAAGCTAGACGGTCAGAAGGTCAAGTTGTCAGCATTGCGCGGTCACCCGTTGCTGGTCATGTTCTGGAGCACGCAGTCTCCGACATGTGCAGACGAGATGCCTGCGCTAGTGTCTTTCTATGAAAGTCACCGCCTGTCAGGGCTTGAAGTACTGACTGTAAATGTAACGAAAACCGAGAGCTCAGTCGAGGATGTGAAGGCGTTCGCCACGAAATACAAGCTTCCGTTCCCTGTGCTGCTTGATCCTGAAATGAAAGCACAGGAAGCGTATCAGGTTGCTATTATTCCGACGAGTTTTTTGCTGGATAAAAAAGGTGTGATCCGTAAAATATTTCAAGAGCCACTCACAGTCGAAACCCTTGAGAAAACCGGTTACTAA
- a CDS encoding DMT family transporter translates to MQWMFYALLLCTSLLWGGNFVAGKFLVGHAGPLVLTEMRWVVALICLAPLVWFRERKLLPPRAALWPLFWMGVTGVVLFNWFMFMALERTSAGNVGLLSALNPVSIAVVSFFLLREKMSPRQLTGMIISLTGVLVVISRGHFATLLQLKFNVGDLFMLGAVASWGFYSVAGKKAMQYVSPYMSTLWAGVFGSLILVPFILPSPAITAPDTAFWIATAYVSIGATVIAMLFWNIGVQKVGGTKSGIFLNFNPIFTAILSFLFLGERMTAVQLIGTILVISGVYLFTTLSAQTRAAMRTKAGEVR, encoded by the coding sequence GTGCAGTGGATGTTTTATGCGCTTTTGTTATGCACAAGTTTGTTATGGGGCGGGAATTTTGTCGCAGGCAAGTTTCTTGTTGGCCATGCAGGACCGCTTGTGCTGACGGAGATGCGCTGGGTAGTGGCACTTATTTGTCTGGCGCCGCTTGTCTGGTTCCGGGAGCGGAAGCTTTTGCCGCCGCGTGCGGCATTGTGGCCGCTGTTCTGGATGGGGGTAACAGGAGTTGTCCTGTTTAACTGGTTTATGTTTATGGCGCTTGAGCGCACATCAGCAGGGAATGTAGGTCTTCTGTCTGCGCTCAATCCAGTATCGATTGCAGTTGTTTCGTTCTTTTTGTTACGGGAAAAAATGAGCCCAAGACAGCTGACCGGGATGATCATTTCGCTTACAGGTGTACTGGTCGTCATCTCGCGCGGGCATTTTGCGACGCTTTTGCAGTTGAAATTTAATGTGGGAGACTTATTTATGCTAGGTGCGGTCGCAAGCTGGGGCTTCTATTCCGTTGCTGGGAAAAAGGCGATGCAGTATGTTTCACCTTATATGTCCACGTTATGGGCGGGTGTGTTCGGTTCGCTTATACTTGTGCCGTTCATTCTGCCGTCCCCAGCGATTACAGCACCTGATACGGCATTCTGGATTGCGACTGCTTATGTGAGCATTGGGGCTACGGTTATTGCAATGTTATTCTGGAACATCGGCGTCCAGAAAGTTGGGGGAACGAAATCCGGCATTTTTCTTAATTTTAATCCTATCTTCACAGCCATTCTTTCTTTTTTATTTCTAGGCGAGCGGATGACCGCAGTGCAATTGATTGGGACGATACTTGTTATAAGTGGGGTCTATTTGTTCACGACACTTTCGGCGCAGACGCGTGCAGCGATGCGGACAAAAGCAGGAGAGGTACGTTAG
- the yedF gene encoding sulfurtransferase-like selenium metabolism protein YedF, whose protein sequence is MNGNQIIPTYTLNLEGEPCPYPVVYSLDVLEKLASGEILEIIADCPQSFQAVPEEAKRMGYVLLCEPVQEGPIIRFYILKP, encoded by the coding sequence ATGAACGGAAATCAAATTATCCCCACGTATACATTGAATCTAGAAGGAGAACCTTGCCCCTATCCGGTTGTATACAGCCTCGATGTCCTGGAAAAGCTTGCATCAGGCGAAATACTAGAGATAATCGCAGATTGTCCGCAGTCATTTCAGGCAGTGCCAGAGGAAGCGAAACGGATGGGCTACGTTTTGTTATGCGAGCCTGTACAGGAAGGGCCGATTATTCGTTTTTACATTCTGAAGCCATAG
- a CDS encoding methyl-accepting chemotaxis protein, with the protein MRRKIMGMTVKTRLILLFAVVLIVPCIWISYTSYETTKQSVEEQMVQNAQNNVNLLNQIIDQVIEGKKTEIDFLARYVKASELDGVHQAELYRLFDNYQTSQPILQSVYIGMATGKHINFPHHTMPAGYDPRKRDWYIQAMKQKNQVIVTAPYVDKGRGNIVVTIAKAASDQQGVIGFDINLEELSEIVNKTKIGKKGYAFILDQTRKVIVHPTLKAGTEPPSGPTDQMFSSPSGTFSYMYDGAERKMAYATNAATGWKIAGTFYKQEVADAANPIFHKTILTILLNIVIGSIFMYFMIRSITRPLTSLVQASQRMSEGDVTQEVHVVRDDELGAVARSFNQMAGALRLLIMQVREIAEQVAASSEQLSASSEHTGQATEHITERMQSIAAGSEQQAQQTNDTAQTVHQMTAAVQQIATNAAQVSRSALQTSAISEEGKQTIQNAAQQMETIHGTVHQLNDMVQNLDQHSHQIGNILTFIKQIAEQTNLLALNASVEAARAGDAGRGFAVVADEVRKLAEQTVQASGKIEREIITIQQETEQIVHAMEHGTIEVANGMHTVSIAGTAFENIQSSVDVVTAQIQEVSAATTQLSTNASQFTQTIEKIATITETTDASVQHVSVAAQEQLASMEEIISSSAALAHMAERLQGIVSKFKV; encoded by the coding sequence ATGAGGAGAAAAATCATGGGGATGACTGTAAAAACACGCTTGATTTTACTATTTGCCGTTGTGCTAATCGTCCCTTGCATATGGATCAGCTATACATCTTATGAAACGACCAAACAAAGCGTAGAAGAGCAAATGGTGCAGAACGCCCAAAATAATGTAAATTTGTTAAATCAAATTATTGATCAAGTGATAGAAGGAAAAAAGACAGAAATTGATTTCCTTGCTCGTTATGTGAAAGCGAGTGAATTAGACGGCGTACATCAGGCAGAACTTTATCGTCTATTTGACAACTATCAAACAAGCCAGCCGATCCTCCAAAGTGTCTACATTGGCATGGCAACAGGAAAACACATTAATTTCCCCCATCATACCATGCCAGCCGGCTATGATCCGCGAAAGCGTGACTGGTACATACAGGCAATGAAGCAAAAAAATCAGGTCATTGTGACAGCACCATATGTTGATAAAGGAAGAGGCAATATTGTCGTTACGATTGCGAAAGCCGCAAGTGATCAGCAAGGGGTTATTGGATTTGATATTAACTTAGAAGAGCTTTCGGAAATTGTAAATAAAACAAAGATTGGAAAGAAAGGATATGCATTTATCCTTGACCAAACACGGAAAGTCATCGTACACCCTACGCTAAAAGCTGGTACGGAACCACCTAGCGGGCCAACGGATCAAATGTTTTCCTCTCCTTCCGGTACGTTTAGTTATATGTACGACGGGGCAGAAAGAAAGATGGCCTATGCTACAAATGCTGCGACGGGCTGGAAAATTGCCGGAACGTTTTACAAACAAGAAGTGGCGGATGCAGCCAATCCGATTTTTCACAAAACAATACTCACGATTTTGCTTAATATCGTCATCGGTTCTATTTTTATGTATTTTATGATTCGTTCGATTACACGACCATTGACCAGCCTTGTACAAGCGTCACAAAGAATGAGTGAAGGTGATGTAACGCAAGAAGTACATGTGGTCCGTGATGATGAATTAGGGGCAGTGGCTCGGTCTTTTAATCAAATGGCAGGTGCGCTTCGCTTATTGATTATGCAAGTACGCGAAATCGCTGAACAAGTAGCGGCGTCATCCGAGCAACTTAGCGCCAGCTCCGAACATACCGGACAAGCTACCGAACACATCACCGAACGCATGCAAAGTATAGCCGCTGGATCGGAGCAGCAGGCACAGCAGACAAATGATACAGCGCAAACGGTACACCAAATGACCGCAGCCGTGCAGCAGATTGCTACTAATGCAGCACAAGTCTCCCGATCCGCACTTCAGACGTCTGCGATATCCGAGGAAGGAAAACAGACGATTCAAAATGCGGCGCAGCAAATGGAAACCATTCACGGAACCGTGCATCAATTGAATGATATGGTTCAAAATCTGGATCAGCATTCGCATCAGATCGGCAACATCCTGACCTTTATTAAACAAATTGCCGAACAGACAAATTTGCTCGCTCTAAATGCATCCGTTGAAGCGGCACGTGCTGGTGACGCTGGACGCGGATTTGCGGTTGTAGCTGACGAGGTACGTAAGCTTGCCGAGCAGACCGTACAAGCTTCTGGAAAAATTGAACGTGAAATTATCACCATCCAACAAGAAACAGAACAGATCGTTCACGCGATGGAGCACGGAACAATCGAAGTCGCAAATGGAATGCATACGGTATCCATTGCCGGAACTGCATTTGAAAACATTCAGTCCTCTGTTGATGTGGTAACAGCTCAAATTCAGGAAGTATCGGCTGCTACGACACAGTTATCTACAAATGCCTCACAATTCACACAAACCATCGAGAAAATTGCTACTATTACGGAGACAACCGATGCCAGTGTGCAACACGTATCGGTAGCCGCCCAGGAGCAACTTGCGTCGATGGAAGAAATCATCTCCTCTTCTGCCGCATTAGCACACATGGCGGAACGATTACAAGGGATTGTTAGCAAATTTAAGGTATAA
- a CDS encoding GNAT family N-acetyltransferase has protein sequence MLKIRNVKMEDLPELVVIEHLCFPKEEAATKKALEKRIQFIPDSFFVAEKDGVLVGLVNGPVIETVYITDDLFSDIKVNPASGGHQSILGLAVSPHFQKRGLAATLLKHFEKEARVKNRETITLTCKEDLVGFYENFGYLNKGISNSGHGGVTWYNMIKKLK, from the coding sequence ATGTTGAAAATACGAAATGTAAAAATGGAAGATTTACCTGAACTTGTAGTCATTGAACATCTTTGCTTTCCAAAAGAAGAGGCTGCGACGAAAAAAGCGCTTGAAAAGCGTATTCAATTCATTCCGGATAGTTTTTTTGTAGCTGAAAAAGATGGTGTACTTGTAGGTTTAGTTAATGGACCCGTCATTGAAACAGTGTACATTACAGATGACTTATTTAGTGATATAAAGGTAAATCCAGCGTCTGGCGGCCATCAAAGTATTTTAGGATTAGCGGTGTCCCCGCATTTCCAAAAACGCGGCTTGGCAGCAACATTACTCAAGCATTTTGAAAAAGAAGCAAGAGTTAAAAACCGTGAAACGATTACACTCACTTGTAAAGAGGACTTAGTTGGCTTCTATGAAAACTTTGGATATCTCAACAAAGGTATTTCAAACTCTGGGCATGGCGGAGTCACTTGGTACAACATGATTAAAAAATTGAAATAA
- a CDS encoding alanine/glycine:cation symporter family protein — protein sequence MQELLQNVVSATNDFLWSKLLIVLLISLGLYFTFKSRFVQFRMLKEMVRVLMEGRNGSKDHISPFQAFCIGMAARVGTGNITGIAIAIALGGPGAVFWMWIIALISSASSFVESTLAQVYKVKDEHGFRGGPSYYMEKGLNKRWMGVLFSILITLSFGLVFNSVQSNTITIAFQNSFGTDRLTLGLIMTAAFAAIIFGGVKRIAQAAEYKVVILAVLYIGVALFVVLTNITKMPEVLSLIVKNAFGFQQFAGGSIGAALMNGVKRGLFSNEAGMGSAPNVAATATTSHPVKQGLIQAFGVLTDTLVICTSTAFIILLSDAYKQPGLNGIALTQAALSQHIGSWASGALAIFVFLFAFGSLIGNYYYGETNIRFLHTSKKWLIVYRISVLAMIIYGSVAKVQVVWDMADLFMGLMVLVNLVAILMLSKVAFAALHDYMEQKKAGKDPVFYKDSIENLQNVECWDESPSASNKANIV from the coding sequence ATGCAAGAATTGCTACAAAATGTTGTGAGTGCAACAAATGATTTTCTCTGGTCTAAATTACTAATTGTTCTGCTGATCTCTCTCGGCCTTTATTTCACATTTAAATCTCGTTTTGTACAATTTAGAATGTTGAAAGAAATGGTTCGTGTTTTAATGGAAGGAAGAAATGGTTCTAAAGACCACATTTCACCTTTTCAAGCGTTCTGTATTGGTATGGCAGCTCGCGTTGGAACAGGTAATATCACTGGAATTGCCATTGCCATTGCATTAGGCGGTCCTGGAGCCGTATTCTGGATGTGGATTATTGCTCTTATTAGCTCGGCATCCAGCTTTGTTGAAAGTACGTTAGCGCAAGTATATAAAGTAAAAGATGAACATGGTTTCCGAGGCGGGCCATCCTATTATATGGAAAAAGGTTTGAACAAGCGTTGGATGGGTGTCTTATTCTCCATTTTAATTACGCTGTCTTTCGGTCTTGTATTTAATTCTGTACAATCAAACACCATTACCATCGCTTTCCAAAATTCATTCGGTACAGACCGCTTAACTTTGGGGCTCATTATGACAGCTGCCTTTGCTGCGATCATTTTCGGCGGTGTGAAGCGTATTGCACAAGCAGCTGAATACAAAGTTGTGATTCTAGCTGTATTATACATTGGTGTTGCATTATTTGTCGTACTGACAAACATTACAAAAATGCCAGAGGTTCTTTCTCTTATTGTTAAAAATGCATTTGGCTTCCAACAATTCGCAGGCGGTTCAATCGGTGCTGCGCTTATGAATGGTGTTAAACGGGGATTATTCTCGAATGAAGCAGGTATGGGTAGTGCACCAAACGTTGCCGCAACTGCAACAACAAGCCACCCGGTAAAACAAGGACTTATTCAAGCATTTGGCGTACTGACAGATACATTAGTTATTTGTACAAGCACAGCCTTTATTATTTTACTTTCTGATGCGTATAAACAACCTGGGCTGAATGGTATTGCACTTACACAAGCAGCATTAAGTCAACACATCGGTTCCTGGGCATCAGGCGCTCTTGCTATCTTTGTCTTCCTGTTTGCATTCGGTTCGTTAATTGGTAACTATTATTATGGGGAAACAAATATTCGATTTTTACACACAAGTAAAAAATGGTTGATTGTATATCGAATCAGCGTGTTAGCCATGATTATATATGGTTCAGTTGCAAAAGTTCAAGTTGTATGGGATATGGCTGATTTATTCATGGGCCTCATGGTTTTAGTGAACCTGGTCGCTATTCTTATGTTATCAAAAGTGGCTTTTGCTGCATTACATGATTATATGGAACAGAAAAAAGCGGGGAAAGATCCTGTTTTCTATAAAGACAGCATTGAAAATCTGCAAAATGTTGAATGCTGGGATGAATCTCCATCCGCTTCCAACAAAGCAAATATCGTGTAG
- a CDS encoding DUF817 domain-containing protein: MVYLRQLYDFAYQQAMSCIFPVSIFLTLALSKVLHVPGLYRYDFILLICLLIQYVMYNTGLETKDELKVISVFHLIGLALEIYKVHTASWSYPEPAWTKVMGVPLYSGFMYASVASYMCQSWRRLRLQVHGWPSAVWTVALGGMIYLNFFTHHYVYDFRWVLTALLFIVFFRTSVQFSLQQATYKMPLVLSFFLIGFFIWIAENIATFFGAWQYPNQREAWQLVHIGKISSWFLLVVISFIIVAQLKHLKVRKIKASHNY; this comes from the coding sequence GTGGTATATTTACGGCAATTATATGACTTTGCTTATCAACAGGCCATGTCCTGTATTTTTCCCGTTTCTATTTTTTTAACCCTTGCGCTTTCAAAGGTGCTCCATGTTCCAGGTTTGTATCGCTATGATTTCATTCTGCTTATCTGCCTTCTCATTCAATATGTGATGTATAACACAGGTCTCGAAACAAAGGATGAACTAAAAGTAATTTCTGTTTTTCATCTGATCGGACTGGCGCTCGAAATCTATAAAGTACATACAGCTTCCTGGTCTTATCCGGAACCTGCCTGGACAAAGGTGATGGGGGTTCCCCTGTATAGTGGGTTTATGTATGCCAGCGTAGCCAGCTATATGTGTCAATCGTGGCGGAGACTGCGCCTGCAAGTGCATGGATGGCCAAGCGCTGTATGGACCGTAGCACTCGGAGGAATGATCTATCTTAACTTTTTCACACACCACTATGTGTATGATTTTCGCTGGGTCTTAACCGCGTTATTATTCATTGTCTTTTTTCGCACCTCTGTACAATTCTCTTTACAGCAAGCTACCTACAAAATGCCGCTGGTGCTTTCGTTTTTTCTGATTGGCTTTTTCATCTGGATTGCTGAAAACATTGCCACTTTTTTCGGGGCATGGCAATATCCAAATCAACGAGAGGCCTGGCAGCTTGTTCACATTGGAAAAATCAGTTCATGGTTTTTGCTTGTTGTGATTAGCTTTATTATTGTGGCGCAACTGAAGCACTTGAAAGTCAGAAAAATAAAAGCTTCTCATAATTATTGA
- a CDS encoding MFS transporter — MQAQVNQTSTGQISKQPAVSATVYTILFSISLVHLLNDSITAAIPAMFPVLKESLHLSFAQVGMIGFVLNITSTVLQPLIGNFTDSKPQPKLLPIGVLFSLIGVIALAMASQFMSTIFAVMLIGVGSAVLHPESSRVAFLAAGGKRGLAQSIFQTGGNIGQSLAPLLVMLLFVPLGQQGAFWFIPIFILALAVQFRVAKWYGQHYKPKQKGGQTKRVSALPQSKIIIGLAVLTMLIFSKSIYTAGMTNFYAFYLIQHFGISVKESQLYLFMMLAAGTVGTFCGGPLADRFGRKAIIWFSILGAAPFALLLPYVSLFWSGVFSLAIGFILFLSMSVIIVYAQELVPGKVGMISGLFFGLSFGLAGIASAGLGYIADHTSIEYIMHVCAYLPLLGLLTVFLPKTN, encoded by the coding sequence TTGCAAGCACAAGTTAATCAGACCTCAACAGGTCAGATCTCGAAACAACCCGCAGTTTCTGCGACAGTGTACACGATTTTGTTTTCCATCAGTCTTGTACATTTGTTGAATGACTCTATAACTGCTGCCATTCCTGCGATGTTTCCAGTATTGAAAGAGTCATTGCATTTAAGCTTTGCCCAGGTAGGGATGATTGGTTTTGTTTTAAATATCACTTCTACGGTCTTGCAACCGCTTATTGGTAATTTTACGGACTCTAAACCGCAGCCTAAATTGTTGCCAATTGGAGTTCTGTTCTCTCTTATAGGTGTCATCGCTCTGGCAATGGCATCACAATTTATGAGCACGATATTTGCGGTCATGTTGATTGGGGTTGGTTCGGCAGTGCTGCACCCCGAATCCTCCCGTGTAGCTTTTTTAGCGGCTGGGGGGAAACGTGGACTTGCTCAAAGTATATTTCAAACTGGAGGAAATATTGGGCAATCGCTGGCTCCGCTTCTAGTAATGTTGTTATTTGTTCCATTGGGACAACAAGGGGCATTCTGGTTTATTCCGATCTTCATACTGGCGCTAGCTGTACAGTTTCGAGTAGCGAAATGGTATGGTCAGCATTATAAACCTAAACAAAAAGGTGGACAAACAAAAAGGGTTAGTGCTTTACCACAATCAAAAATCATAATTGGACTAGCAGTTCTTACGATGTTGATTTTTTCAAAGTCGATTTATACAGCAGGAATGACGAACTTTTATGCGTTTTATCTCATTCAGCACTTCGGGATTTCTGTTAAGGAATCTCAGCTATATTTGTTTATGATGCTTGCTGCGGGTACAGTAGGAACGTTCTGCGGTGGTCCATTGGCTGACCGATTTGGACGAAAAGCTATCATTTGGTTTTCTATTTTAGGGGCAGCACCATTTGCTCTGCTCTTGCCGTATGTAAGTTTATTCTGGTCAGGAGTATTTAGTTTGGCTATTGGCTTTATTTTATTCCTATCGATGTCGGTTATTATCGTGTATGCGCAGGAACTTGTGCCGGGGAAAGTTGGCATGATTTCAGGCTTGTTTTTTGGCCTTTCATTTGGTCTGGCTGGCATTGCTTCAGCAGGACTTGGGTATATTGCAGACCATACGAGTATTGAGTACATTATGCATGTTTGTGCGTACTTGCCGTTACTTGGTTTACTGACAGTATTTCTACCAAAAACAAACTAG
- the yedE gene encoding selenium metabolism membrane protein YedE/FdhT, whose amino-acid sequence MLSSITSLYHKLFDKFWNPVLVTVIAGVLSALYFGITQTYWAVTGEFTRLAGHIMSWFGFDPHQLSYMKIMKFQGSPLDRVDGWVVSGMLLGALMSALLGGNFKLRFPHQKRRIVQGLVGGMIAGFGARLAMGCNLASFFTGIPQFSFHAWLFMLGMATGSYVGVKAALHPLLRGKPRLEKASPGTRNMQSSRSRVQPVIGLLVFCISIGLIVWEISGGHSKLGLAGIFGVAFGLLIQRGQICFTSAFRDLWVTGRGTMAKALALGIIAATLCTAVIIYLGVPQKIAWAGPGALIGGLLFGFGIVIAGGCETGWMYRAMEGQIQFVIVGIGNIIGAGILAWGWDHWGLFASLVKPYPKINLVSELGWSGAILSTVGLMLLWYAFASYWEKHVRYKANQKGQAVLMQANVEMKELS is encoded by the coding sequence ATGCTTTCATCTATTACATCGCTTTACCACAAGCTTTTCGATAAGTTCTGGAATCCAGTTCTTGTTACGGTTATTGCGGGGGTACTCAGTGCGCTCTACTTCGGGATCACCCAGACATATTGGGCTGTTACAGGCGAGTTTACCCGCCTTGCCGGGCATATTATGTCCTGGTTTGGCTTTGATCCGCACCAGTTGAGCTACATGAAAATTATGAAATTCCAGGGCAGTCCACTTGATCGGGTCGATGGCTGGGTCGTAAGTGGGATGCTTCTCGGTGCCTTAATGAGTGCACTGCTAGGTGGAAACTTTAAGCTGCGATTTCCGCACCAGAAAAGACGGATCGTACAAGGTCTCGTCGGCGGCATGATTGCCGGATTCGGTGCACGTCTGGCTATGGGGTGTAATCTTGCTTCTTTCTTTACAGGAATCCCCCAATTTTCGTTCCACGCATGGCTGTTCATGCTCGGGATGGCAACAGGAAGCTATGTAGGGGTAAAAGCAGCACTTCATCCGCTTTTGCGTGGAAAACCGCGCCTGGAGAAAGCCTCTCCGGGTACAAGAAACATGCAGTCAAGCAGATCGCGGGTACAGCCAGTTATCGGCTTACTTGTTTTTTGCATTTCCATCGGCCTTATTGTATGGGAAATTTCCGGCGGGCATTCCAAATTAGGGCTGGCCGGTATATTTGGTGTTGCGTTTGGTCTGCTCATTCAGCGAGGACAAATTTGTTTTACGTCTGCGTTCCGTGATTTGTGGGTTACCGGCAGAGGGACAATGGCCAAAGCACTAGCACTCGGCATTATTGCCGCTACTCTTTGTACAGCTGTCATTATTTATCTCGGGGTTCCACAAAAAATTGCATGGGCCGGTCCGGGAGCACTCATCGGTGGTTTGCTGTTCGGCTTTGGTATCGTTATTGCCGGAGGATGTGAAACCGGTTGGATGTATCGGGCGATGGAGGGACAGATTCAGTTCGTTATTGTCGGTATCGGCAATATTATAGGAGCCGGGATTCTTGCCTGGGGCTGGGATCATTGGGGATTATTTGCCTCTCTCGTAAAACCATATCCAAAAATTAATCTTGTCTCCGAATTAGGCTGGAGCGGCGCGATTCTTAGTACGGTAGGTCTAATGCTTCTCTGGTATGCCTTCGCTTCTTATTGGGAAAAGCATGTCCGATATAAAGCAAATCAAAAAGGTCAAGCTGTACTTATGCAAGCAAACGTAGAAATGAAGGAGCTATCATAA